In Bacillales bacterium, the DNA window ATGTAGGCGAGTAATACGCCGAGTCCGGGACCCGGGTTCGGTTCGAGCAGGAATAAAATGGATTTGCCGTGCTCGGCCGCCTGTTGCACCCCAAGCGGGCTCAAAATGCCGTGGTTGATCGCATTGTTTAAAAACAGCACTTTTGCCGGTTCAATAAAAATGTTGGCAAGCGGGATTAAGTTCGACTCGATGAGCGCTTTCACACCTGCCATAAGCACTTTGTTTAATGCGACAATGACCGGATCAATGATTAAATAAGCAAAAATCATCAAAATCGCCGCTAAAATTCCCGCCGAAAAATTGTTCACGAGCATCTCGAATCCTTGTCGGACGCGATTATGGAACGCTTTGTCAACCTGCTTGATCAAATAACCGCCGAACGGCCCGAGGATCATGGCTCCGAGGAACATCGGGATGTCCGCCCCGACGATCACCCCCATCGTCGCCGCTGCACCGACCACACCCCCTCTGACGTCATACACCATTTTACCGCCTGTATACGCAATGAGAAGAGGCAATAAATACTTAATGATCGGTCCGACGAGTTCCGCCAGCTGCGGATTCGGCCACCATCCCGTCGGAATGAACAGCGCCGTAATAAGCCCCCAAGCAATAAAAGCGCTGATGTTCGGCATGATCATGCCGCTGAGAAAGCTGCCGAGCCTTTGAATTCGTGCCCGGATTCCGGGACTCTCCTTTTTCGTCACACTTGCCGTCGCTTCACTCACGTTCTTCCGCCTCCCGTTGTCAGATGTTACTTTCATCGTAAAACGGCCGCGTCCACCTAGGCAAGAAGAACTAAATGCAATCTCGTCGCCGGCGGACGTGACAAAATTTAAGAAACTATAATGAAGACCGGCGGCATGCCCGCCGGTCTTCAGGTTCACTTATCGATAAGCCGCCTTCACCAGCTTCTCCAGTGCTTCCGCCAGCTGATTTTTCAAATCCGAATGTTTTGCTTCGGAAAATTGATATTCCTCATCCGTCCAGCGATTTTGCGGATATTGCCACACCGGGTACGGAATTCTTTCCGCAGGCTCCCAGTCGTAGCGCGGGAAAATATGCGCATGCAAGAACGCATCGGTGTTACCGTAAATCGAATAATTGATTCGCCGCGGCTTGCACACACGCTCGATCGCATCCCCAATCAAGCTCATATCAAGCAAATAGTCGCAGCGCTCACGAAAATCCAGCGCGTTCAGTGAGTCGACTTCGCGCTCCGGCAACAATACGCAATAACCCGGCAGGAACTGCGTGTCCCCGATAACGGCGAAGCCGCTGCGCATCTTCGCAATCACCATAGGGTTATCCCCGCGCTGCGCCGCCCCGATGCGATCTTTTTTCCAATCGGTCATTCGATGTCCTCCATTTGTTCAATAATTACAAGAAATCTTGTTTCGCTTCGAGATACAGCCAATTTCAATCAATCATTAAGCTCAAGCAAATTCAAGGATAAATAACGATTGGCTTGTAAAAGTTGTTTCACTTGCGCGTATGTATCCTCTTGTTTCGGCATGTCTGCGATGCGATCGAGCAACAACCAACGAAGGCAAGCCAGTGCTTCAAATCGTTCCAATGTTTCAAGCGGAAACGAGAGATGCTTTTTGTACTCGGATAAAAAAACTGCTTGCTGCTTTTTCCCGAAGTAAATCCGGATCAGCACATACGCCCATGCCAAATCATATCTTGGATCGCCGAGTTGGCCGTTCGTCCAGTCGATGACGGTGAAACGGCCGTCTTTTTCGAGGACGTTATTTAGATGAAAATCACCATGAATCAAACTTGTCTGTTTGATTTTCGCTGAATTCACAAGTTGCTCTAACACACGGTTAAGATCCGAAAATCTTTCATGCTGCGGGTAAAAATAGTCAATGAAGTCGTACCGGGGCAGCGAAAAATCTTTGCAACTCGCAACGGGAAAAGCGTGGATTTTTGCAAGGATTTCCGCCAGCTTGACTAACGCCCCTTCCACGTCATCTTCAATCGGAACGCCGTCAAAGCTTGTCAGCAAAACCGCATTTCCTGCTTCGTCATACCCATACCCATACGACTTGGATACGGCGATTCCTGATTCGTTTAATGTTTGCAACAAGCAATATTGAAACCACACATCAGGTTTGGATCCCTTGTTCCAAATCTTGAGCACAAACCTTGCGCCTTCGACATCGACTTTCATCACTTCGGCTTCGAGTCCGGCATCCAACGGTGCTAATTGAACGTCTTTGATCTCCGCAAGAAAATCGTTCCGAAAGCTCGTTGCACACCACCGGATCTTTTTCAAAGCTGCGCCTTCCCTTCGTTCACATAAGGCGCTTCAATTTCTTTCATAACGATCGCGGCCAGGCTTTCTTTTTTATAATACGGCGATAATGCATCGGCCTTTTCGACATCGATCCAAGCAATTTCAGCGATCTCATCGGGATAAAGAATTTCTTCTTTTCCGCCGACGATTTCCGCATGGAAAACGAAAAAGACGGCATGAACGGCTTTGTTGTCAAAAATGCATTCATTCACCGCTGCGATGCCCGACGGCATCACTTCGTATCCCGTTTCTTCTCTTGCTTCCCGTACCGCTGCGACATCCAACGTTTCGCCGTCTTCCACTTCGCCGCCCGGCAGCGTCCAATTCCCGTTGTCTTTATTTTTCACCATTAAAATCTTCGTTTTCTCCGGGTTTGTAATCAGTGTATAAGCGACACGTATTTTCTCCATTGTTTGTCTTCACTCCTGTTCGGAATTGTCATCCATTTCGTACGCACCATAGCTCGCGCGTATTCCTCAAGGCAAGCAGCTTCCAAGCCCTTTCATTGTCACTGATTCAGCGCATCCCAATACAAACGGGCATTCTCATCATCAAAGCATACGAATAAAATTTTCTCCAGCGACCGCACGCCGCGTTCATTTATGTAAGCTTCCACTGTCCTCAATGCAATTTCCGCCGCTCGTGCTTTCGGAAATCGATACACCCCGGTGCTGATGTTCGGAACCGCGATCGTTTTCACTCCGCGTTCTTCCGCCAGCTCCAGCACCTTGCGGTAGCACGACGCCAGCGTCTCCTCCTCCCAGTCACCCCCGCCGTGCCATACCGGCCCGACGGTATGGATGACCCACGTCGCCGCCAGCTTCCCCGCGGTCGTCACGACCGCGTCGCCCGGCTCACACCGGCCGTCGGTCTCCCGAATTCTTTTACACGCCTCCAAAATCGCTTTTCCGCCTGCGCGGTGAATCGCTCCGTCCACACCGCCCCCGCCGAGCAAGCTCGAATTCGCGGCGTTGACGATCGCGTCCACTTTCAGCTTCGTGATATCGCCTTGGATGACTTCGAGCGTCACGCCGTTCATTTCCTTCATTTTCCCTCACCCTTTTCGTGAAATAAAGCACGACAGCGTCGTCGATTCTCGTCATCTCCTCCGCTTCGCGTACAACACTTGCGCTGCGCCGTAATCCGCGTACAGCCCAACGCCGAGCCCGACCGTTTCACTTCGTTCACGGGCAGCTGCCTCGGCTGCATCCATCAAGCGTGTTCCGACGCCCAGATCACATTCACTTAACCCGCGAATGCGCCGTCAATTTCCGCGACAAGCACGACGCGCTCGTCGTTCACCTGCTCCAGCAAATACGCTTCATATAAATCAACCGGCTTCTCCCATCCTTGTTCCGCGAACGCTTGCGAAATCTTCGCTGGATCGCCGGCTTTCTTTTTTCGAATATTCACCGTGTCACTCCTATTTGTAGACTGCAATTCCTGCTTGAAAAGCTTGCTCGTCATCATTTTCAATGCCGAATAACGCTTCTTGCAGCGCAAATGTACTCGCGTAAAACCGTGCTCGCTCAATGTAATCCGCCGCTTGCGGATACACTGCAGCGACCTCTGGCATCCATGATTCGCCTAACCCGAACGGACCGAAAAAAGCAGAAGCGATATCGCGGGCAGGATCACCGATCGCAACACTGCCGAAGTCGATGACGCCGCTCACATGCCCGTCCTTAATCAAAAGATTCGAAGGGCCGAAATCGCCGTGAATGACCGTTTTCTTGAGTCGTGCATCGCCAATCTCAGCTAAAAAGCGTTTGAAATTGTCTTGAACCTTACTGCGTGCATTATCGTTCATATGTACGAAAAGCTTCGCTTCCATACGAGTGAACATGTCGTACCAATCAGCGTATTCATTGTCGGGCGGTCCAAGAACACCACGCAAATCCTCGTTCAAAGGCAATCCGTGCAATACATTTAAAAATCGTCCCAGCTCACGAACAATCTCATGCTTGTTACCGGAATACGTTTTTAAAGAGTTGCCGTCAATCCGGCGATAGCCGACAAACGCCTCGCCGACCCGGGCACCGTCCAACGATGAATAAACGGGATCCGGAACTTGCACCGGGAGCGGTTCGTGCACAAGTTTTAAAAACCGAGTCTCTTTCTTAAGTTGCTCGACGCCTTCGGCATAGCGCGGAAACCGAAACACCCACTCGCCGTTCACCATGACGACGCTGTTGTTTTGCCCGCCTGTGATGACGGCATGATCGACCTGAATCTCGGGAAATACCGCCGAAATCGTTTCAATCAATCGTTGCGCCATCAACTCGATCTCCCCAAAATCTGTGCCAAAGCTTCGTCGATTTTTTCATATGTAAAAGTAAAACCCGCTTGCTGCAGCCGTTCCGGAAGCACCCAGCGGCTCTTCAGCACCAACTCCGTTTCTGTTCGAATCAACACCGCTCCCGCCTCAAGCATCCATTTCGGTGACGGCAACCCAAACGGGATCCGCAGTTGCCTGCGCATCGCTTTCATGAGCTCTCGATTCGTTACCGGACCGGGAGCAGACGCATTGAAGACGCCTTCTAAATCTTCACGTTCGCTCAAAAACAACAAAATCCGGAACAAATCCTCGATATGGATCCAGCTGAACCTTTGCTTGCCCGTACCTTGTACACCGCCGAGCCCGAACCGGACGAGATTTTTATACGGCGTCATGACCCCGCCGTCCCCAAGCACAATCGCGATGCGCAGCGCTGCCTGCCTCGTATACGGCAGGTCGAACTCGAAAAATTCCCGTTCCCACGCTTTCGCCACCTCAACGGAAAACCCCGTGCCGATTTCACCGTCCGCCTCGGTCATCGGCCGATCTTCCGCGTGCCGGTAAATCGTCGCCGTACTCGCATTGATCCACAATTTCGGCGGGTTTTCGCACTGTGAAACAACCTCACCGAGCAGGCGCGTCGTCCGCGTTCGCGACCGCATGATCTCATCTCGATTCGCCGCATTGTAGCGGCAATTGACCGACTTTCCCGCCAAGTTGATGAGCATCTCTGCATTTTCCATCGCTTCCGTCATTTCAATCGGATCCATCCAGGAAACAAACTCGGGCTGTCGTGAAATGAGAATGACTTCATAGCCGATCCGTTGAAAAGCCTGAAGCAAATAGTCCCCGACAAAACCGGTTCCTCCTGCAAGCACAACCTTCTTCTTCATTGCCAATCCCACTTTCTGTTCCAGTTTCTCACGGCGTGCGCTCACTCTGAACTTTCAACAAGACGTACCGCCCGTCATCGCCAATGAAGTCTCCTTCGCATCCGTTCAAGACGAACGAATGGCCTTCCTTTGTGAGCGTGTGGCAAACGGCGGTCGAAATGCCTTTTGGGCCGTAATCATCCTGCTTCGT includes these proteins:
- a CDS encoding PTS mannitol transporter subunit IICB; its protein translation is MKVTSDNGRRKNVSEATASVTKKESPGIRARIQRLGSFLSGMIMPNISAFIAWGLITALFIPTGWWPNPQLAELVGPIIKYLLPLLIAYTGGKMVYDVRGGVVGAAATMGVIVGADIPMFLGAMILGPFGGYLIKQVDKAFHNRVRQGFEMLVNNFSAGILAAILMIFAYLIIDPVIVALNKVLMAGVKALIESNLIPLANIFIEPAKVLFLNNAINHGILSPLGVQQAAEHGKSILFLLEPNPGPGLGVLLAYMVFGKGSAKRSAPGAAIIQFLGGIHEIYFPYILMNPLLIFAAIAGGVCGTFIFNIMQVGLISVPSPGSIFAVLAMTPKGNFLGVVLGVLVAAAVSFAVSSVILRFTKTKEDDESLQQAAAMTQSMKGKESAAASYVGTQTASKKSFADVEKIVFACDAGMGSSAMGASIMRDKVKKAGLDIEVTNASINQLAEDADLVITHKDLTDRAKQQLPDTEHISVDNFLGSPKYDEVVAQLIEAQGDSTRAGGSD
- a CDS encoding aminoglycoside phosphotransferase family protein; the protein is MKKIRWCATSFRNDFLAEIKDVQLAPLDAGLEAEVMKVDVEGARFVLKIWNKGSKPDVWFQYCLLQTLNESGIAVSKSYGYGYDEAGNAVLLTSFDGVPIEDDVEGALVKLAEILAKIHAFPVASCKDFSLPRYDFIDYFYPQHERFSDLNRVLEQLVNSAKIKQTSLIHGDFHLNNVLEKDGRFTVIDWTNGQLGDPRYDLAWAYVLIRIYFGKKQQAVFLSEYKKHLSFPLETLERFEALACLRWLLLDRIADMPKQEDTYAQVKQLLQANRYLSLNLLELND
- a CDS encoding NUDIX hydrolase, whose translation is MEKIRVAYTLITNPEKTKILMVKNKDNGNWTLPGGEVEDGETLDVAAVREAREETGYEVMPSGIAAVNECIFDNKAVHAVFFVFHAEIVGGKEEILYPDEIAEIAWIDVEKADALSPYYKKESLAAIVMKEIEAPYVNEGKAQL
- a CDS encoding O-acetyl-ADP-ribose deacetylase, whose protein sequence is MTLEVIQGDITKLKVDAIVNAANSSLLGGGGVDGAIHRAGGKAILEACKRIRETDGRCEPGDAVVTTAGKLAATWVIHTVGPVWHGGGDWEEETLASCYRKVLELAEERGVKTIAVPNISTGVYRFPKARAAEIALRTVEAYINERGVRSLEKILFVCFDDENARLYWDALNQ
- a CDS encoding aminoglycoside phosphotransferase family protein, coding for MAQRLIETISAVFPEIQVDHAVITGGQNNSVVMVNGEWVFRFPRYAEGVEQLKKETRFLKLVHEPLPVQVPDPVYSSLDGARVGEAFVGYRRIDGNSLKTYSGNKHEIVRELGRFLNVLHGLPLNEDLRGVLGPPDNEYADWYDMFTRMEAKLFVHMNDNARSKVQDNFKRFLAEIGDARLKKTVIHGDFGPSNLLIKDGHVSGVIDFGSVAIGDPARDIASAFFGPFGLGESWMPEVAAVYPQAADYIERARFYASTFALQEALFGIENDDEQAFQAGIAVYK
- a CDS encoding TIGR01777 family oxidoreductase; the encoded protein is MKKKVVLAGGTGFVGDYLLQAFQRIGYEVILISRQPEFVSWMDPIEMTEAMENAEMLINLAGKSVNCRYNAANRDEIMRSRTRTTRLLGEVVSQCENPPKLWINASTATIYRHAEDRPMTEADGEIGTGFSVEVAKAWEREFFEFDLPYTRQAALRIAIVLGDGGVMTPYKNLVRFGLGGVQGTGKQRFSWIHIEDLFRILLFLSEREDLEGVFNASAPGPVTNRELMKAMRRQLRIPFGLPSPKWMLEAGAVLIRTETELVLKSRWVLPERLQQAGFTFTYEKIDEALAQILGRSS